The Silene latifolia isolate original U9 population chromosome Y, ASM4854445v1, whole genome shotgun sequence sequence CGGCCTCAGCACTAGAACGAGAAAGAGTTGGCTGTCGTTTTGAAGACCAGGATATTAAATTGTCACCAAGAAAAACACAGTACCCGGAAGTGGATCGTCTAGTGTCGGGGCAACCGCCACAGTCAGCGTCCGTATAAGTAGTTATAGTGGACGTGGAAGAGGGTCCGATATGTAGGCCGAGAGAAGTAGTACCCTTCACATAACGAGTAATACGTTTCAAAGCACTCCAATGCTCCTCGCGTGGATCATGCATGAATAGACAAATTTGTTGAACGACATATGCTATATTCGGGCAAGTAAATGTCAAATATTGTAGTGCCCCAACTAAGCTTTTGTATAAGGAGGCATCGGCTACAGGAGGTCCAGAAGCGGCACTAAGTTTAGCTTTAGTATCAACGGGGGTTTGAGCCGACTTACAAGAGGACATGTTGGCGCGTTGGATGATGTCAGCCGCATATTTGGACTGATGGAGGAACAAGCCGGACTTGTCACGAGTGGCAGCTACTCCGAGAAAGTAGCTTAGAGGGCCGAGATCGGTCATTGCAAATTCGGACTTAAGACGAGCCATGATGTCCTGCAAAAGCGCATTAGAGGAAGTAGTGATaacaatgtcatcaacatataaaagCAAATACGCCGTCGACTTTCCTTTGGTATAAATGAACAAAGAATTGTCACAGGTACTGTGACGGAAACCAATAGTCGCAACGAATGTTGCAAAACGATGGTACCATGCCTGAGGGGCCTGTTTCAGGCCATAAAGAGACTTCTTCAAAAGGCAGACATGGTTTGGAAACTTGGGGTCCCGAAAACCCGGTGGTTAATGCATGTATACGGTCTCGTTAATCGTGCCATAGAGAAATGCATTCTTGACATCAAGTTGATGGATGGGTCAATTATTGGAGACCGCAATGCTAAGTACCGTTCGGATTGTAGTCGGTTTTACCACGGGACTGAATGTCTCATCACAGTcgatgccaacctgctgagaccTGCCATTGACAACAAGTCGAGCTTTGTGGCGCTCAAGATCACCGTTAGACTTGAATTTATATTTGAATAGCCACATACAACGAGTTATATTCGCATTAGTGGGACGGGGAACAAGTACCCAAGTCTCATTGCTAATGAGGGCTTTATACTCGTCATTCATGGCCATATTCCAATTCGGGTCTTTGAGGGCACTGATGGGACATTTAGGGAGTGGGGAGGGAGAGGTGGAAACATTAAGGTTCATGAGGGTGCGAGGTTTAAAAATCCCACGTTGGGCACGAGTAACCATTTGTGGTGAGACCGTGACCGTGGGTGGAGAAGGTGAGGAGCCCGTGGTTTGCGTGGCAGCAGCAGGGGTCAGAAGAGGGGTCTGGCGTGAGGCTGCGGTGGCAGGGGAGGACACGGGAGTGGCAACCGTGGGAGGGGAGGGTACGGTTGATGGCTGGGCAGCAGGTGTAGGGGACTGCTGGTGTTGTAAGAATGTGCGTACCGGGTGGGTGTCATCATCAAGAAAAGAGTAATCCGGATTGTTAGACACGGGGTCATTTTTATAGGGAAAAATCTGTTCATGAAAGGTGACATGTCGGGATAAATAGATCCTTTTAGAGGCAAGTTCAAGACACTTATAGCCTCTATGGTTAGACTGATACCCGAGAAACACACAAGGTAGGGATCGAGCTTGAAGCTTGTTTATGCTCGATGGGGGGAGATGTGGATAGCAAAGGCAACCGAAAGTTCGCAAATGGGAGTACAACGGCTCACGTTGGTAAAGGGCCGAGGTGGGGGAGGAGTGTGTGGTGGCTTTGCTAGGAAGTATGTTGTGAATGTAGGTGGCTGTGGCTAAGGCGTGAGGCCATAAGGTGGGTGGCATATGGGCATGGAGCAGGAGGGTGCGTACCATGTTATTAATGGTACGAATTTTCCTTTCCGCCTTGCCATTTTGGGAGGAGGTGTGTGGGCAAGAGAAACGGAATACGGTACCGTTTTTTTTAAATGCTTTAGGAATAGGGAATTATCAAATTCGCGGCCATTGTCGCATTGAAAGGTTTTAATATTTTTCTCGAATTTTGTTTGAATTAATTTGTGAAAAGAGATAAAGACGTCATAAACTTGGGATTTATTAGTAAGGGGATAGGTCCACAAAAAATTCGTATAGTCATCGAGAAATAAGACATAGTATCGATGGGCTAGGCCGCTGGTGACGGGTGAAGTCCAAAGGTCGCTATGTATAATATCAAAAGCACTTGTAGTATGCGATAAAGATGGAAAAAAAggtaatttaatatgttttccaATCTCACAAGCATGACAAAAAAATGGTTTGCGTAAACTATTACATGGCAATTTATTCGATAAACTATTAAAAACGGGTAATCCCGGATGAGCTAAACGGTCGTGCCATGTTGACGTTTCAGCTGAGAGGAGGGCGTGTGGCGTGGTTGTCGGGCTGGACTTGTGGAGAGGGTAAAGGTCACCTTTGCTATTACATATCAGGAGCGGTTTCCCCGTCTTGAGGTCCTTCACAGAAAAACCAAGAGGGTCAAATTCAACAGACACAGAGTTATTGGTAGTAAAACGACGGACTGACACAAGGTTTTTAACTATGTGAGGGACATGTAGGACATTTTGGAGACGTAAAGCAGAGAAGGGAGAGGGTAAAGTAGTGTGGCCTTGACCTGTAATTGGAATACGTTGACCACTGCCGACGACAATATCACAATTTAAGCCCAAAGTAGCATAAGACGAGAGATTACCTGAATCCGACGCCATATGCGAGCTAGCCCCTGTATCCATGAACCAACGATCATCCGGAGGCATGAGTGTCATCCCCTGGAAAGAATTACCCAAGTCCGTCGGAGTGTAATTAATCGACGGAGGAGCCTGGTTCGAATAAGGATAGGCCATAAAAGCTTGTGGTGGACGCGGACCGAGGATACCTGCCGAGGAGGCAGGCTGTTGTGGTGACCACCCACTGGTGGGGTAAGGGCACCAAGGAGAAGCCCACGGAGCAGGAACCCACGGCCCATATGGATACCAGGCCATGCGAGGTGTCCATGATACAGCAGCCGTAGTCTTTGAAGACTTGTCATCACTAGCCTGACGGTTCTTATTGTTGCGATTATCCTTAttcttacctttcttcccattACCACGATTGTTTTTGTTGCGGTTGTTATTGGACTGCCGAGAGGAGTCTTTGGGTGAAGGAGAATCTGGTTGATTGAGGGCAACAAGAGCAGTGTCCGAGGCCGGAGGAGGGTTATTGCTTGTTTCCTCAAGAATCAGCATAGACCGAGCCTTGTAGAAAAGCGGGAGCGGGTCGCTATGTTGAATGATGGTAGCGACTCCCTTATACCCGTCGTTGAGGCCGGCTACAAGTTGAAGAACGAGCCTATCATTAGTCACCGGGGAGCCGAAGTTCGCCAACTGATCAGCGAGGGTTTTGAGCGCCTGACAATATGCCGAGGCAGTTGCAAAATTTTCGATTTTGGTCATCGAAAATTGATGCTCGAGGGAGACAGCCCTGGTGTGCTTGTTATCACGAAAAATATCATGAATACGGTCCCACAAAATCTTCGCCATGGCACCGGGTTGAAGAATTGTGAGAAGGAGATCTTGGGAGATGGTGGTGAAGATCCATTGTTTGACAATGGCGTCGAGACGAGTCCATTGTTTGAGATCAGGAACAGACTCGTCATCCGACGTGGAGGAATCATCGTCCCTAGCAGCGGAGATGTGGTCCCCAACTTCAAAAGCTTGAGCCGTGTTAAGGAATAGCTCAGCCCATGAATCGTAGTGTGTTGTTTCCATGTCGAGAGTTATCGGGATATGATGTTTGATATTCCCGACGGAGAAAGCAGGGTGAAAATTCTGGGAGGAGGGAGCCATTAGGACGGCtgggagaaaagaagaagaagttttgggGAAGGAGAAAGACTTGATACCATATAAGAAGTAATTGTATTGGATGACTATTCACAAGGaaatacatatgtatatatagcTAGCCTATCACTAGAAACTAGGAAACTATCTTAACAATATGGCAAATACAAGATTGCAACCAACTAAGGATAGAAGGAGATAATTACAAAGATACGGAAGAATATTTACATATTCTTTCAAAAACGGTTTAAATACCACCACACTTGCATAGATGTGACAAATCTTTTGCTATTCTTAATGCATTCTATTTTTGTCATATGTGTAATACTTGACTCGTCTTAAAATCAAGCCGGATATGTCCGTCTTATATAGAGAATTGTGCTATAACAGTATAATCTAGCTGCCTCAATTTGTGATTGAGTCAATTGCTGGTGTTAAATTTGTGGGTCAAACATATCATACactaatacggagtattatgtTCGTAGTTATTGTAGTTATTGTGTGCGATCGTTGTATGGTACGACGAATAAAAGATGACCAGTGTATGAAAAACAATGAACTTTTTTATGTTAAAAGATTACTTTTTATATTTGGTCACTttataataatacaaataaagTGTTCACCTCTTAACATAAAAATAGTTATggagtactttttttttttattattataaaacgAATATTTTATCTATGATCACACTAAGAGTCTCATAATATAATTTACATAGGTTGGATGATATTTCTATATACCCATTTACTAAAGATAGGAAACCATTTACATCTCAAGTAATAGTAATACTCCGTAGTATACAATTTCAGTTTATACACATTACAAAAGTAACAAAACTAACATGAACATTAAGTGTCATAATACGAAAAGGTACACAACAACTACAACAAACCTTCATTGAATTAAAAGTTTATTTGCATGGTAGCCTGGTG is a genomic window containing:
- the LOC141631120 gene encoding uncharacterized protein LOC141631120, with amino-acid sequence METTHYDSWAELFLNTAQAFEVGDHISAARDDDSSTSDDESVPDLKQWTRLDAIVKQWIFTTISQDLLLTILQPGAMAKILWDRIHDIFRDNKHTRAVSLEHQFSMTKIENFATASAYCQALKTLADQLANFGSPVTNDRLVLQLVAGLNDGYKGVATIIQHSDPLPLFYKARSMLILEETSNNPPPASDTALVALNQPDSPSPKDSSRQSNNNRNKNNRGNGKKGKNKDNRNNKNRQASDDKSSKTTAAVSWTPRMAWYPYGPWVPAPWASPWCPYPTSGWSPQQPASSAGILGPRPPQAFMAYPYSNQAPPSINYTPTDLGNSFQGMTLMPPDDRWFMDTGASSHMASDSGNLSSYATLGLNCDIVVGSGQRIPITGQGHTTLPSPFSALRLQNVLHVPHIVKNLVSVRRFTTNNSVSVEFDPLGFSVKDLKTGKPLLICNSKGDLYPLHKSSPTTTPHALLSAETSQQVGIDCDETFSPVVKPTTIRTAPQAWYHRFATFVATIGFRHSTCDNSLFIYTKGKSTAYLLLYVDDIVITTSSNALLQDIMARLKSEFAMTDLGPLSYFLGVAATRDKSGLFLHQSKYAADIIQRANMSSCKSAQTPVDTKAKLSAASGPPVADASLYKSLVGALQYLTFTCPNIAYVVQQICLFMHDPREEHWSALKRITRYVKGTTSLGLHIGPSSTSTITTYTDADCGGCPDTRRSTSGYCVFLGDNLISWSSKRQPTLSRSSAEAEYRGVANIVAESCWVRNLLLELNRPIRKATIVYCDNVSAIYLSGNPVNHQRTKHIEMDIHFVREKVALGEAIIRHVPSRYQYPDVFTKGLPK